Proteins encoded by one window of Candidatus Odinarchaeum yellowstonii:
- a CDS encoding Zn-ribbon domain-containing OB-fold protein, translated as MEADDFSIKRFLKYISEGKLKGLKCSGCANIIAPPRLKCSVCGSSEFEWVNLSGKARLLTYTIIHVAPKRFASESPYAVGIVQLEEGPKLEARITGFDINQHAQILKAGTELVFAPNPAGILSFKPLI; from the coding sequence ATGGAAGCCGATGACTTTTCAATAAAACGTTTCCTTAAATATATTTCAGAAGGAAAACTTAAAGGTTTGAAATGTAGTGGCTGCGCTAATATAATTGCTCCACCTCGCTTAAAATGCAGTGTATGCGGTTCATCGGAGTTTGAATGGGTTAATCTCTCAGGTAAAGCACGTCTTCTAACTTATACTATTATTCACGTTGCGCCGAAAAGATTCGCATCCGAATCACCTTACGCTGTAGGGATAGTTCAATTAGAGGAGGGACCTAAGCTTGAAGCTAGAATCACAGGTTTTGACATTAATCAACACGCTCAAATTCTGAAAGCAGGCACAGAACTAGTTTTTGCACCTAATCCTGCAGGAATTCTATCATTTAAACCATTAATATAA
- a CDS encoding thiolase domain-containing protein: protein MKVAVIGVGVTKFGKLENKTSRELFAEAVDYAIKDAGVSPKEIESVYVGNFTADLFEHQGHIGPLMADYAGLRGLPSIRLESACASGAAALRQGILSILSGLYDIVLVGGVEKMTDLPTSDVTDALSIAADNLFEASVGATFPGEYAMIAKAHMDAYGTTREQLAAVAVKNHHNGFLNPKAHFQKEIDLNKALSAPMIAWPLGLYDCSPISDGAAALILAREDVARKYTDTPVFIVASAQATDTVSLFERESLTSLRAARIAAKKAYEMAGVTSKDIDLAEVHDCFTIAEIVATEDLGFFPPGEGGRAVEQGLTQIDGDIAVNPSGGLKAKGHPVGCTGVAQAVEISIQLRGEAGKRQVNGAEVGLTHNIGGSGATAIIHIFRR, encoded by the coding sequence TTGAAGGTTGCTGTAATCGGTGTGGGTGTTACTAAATTCGGTAAATTAGAGAATAAGACAAGTAGGGAGCTTTTCGCTGAGGCTGTTGATTACGCTATCAAAGACGCTGGTGTTTCCCCTAAGGAGATTGAATCTGTTTACGTCGGTAACTTTACAGCGGATTTATTCGAGCATCAAGGGCATATCGGTCCGTTAATGGCTGATTACGCTGGTTTAAGAGGGCTGCCCTCAATTCGCCTTGAATCAGCATGTGCAAGCGGAGCGGCTGCTTTACGCCAAGGCATACTCTCTATTCTATCCGGCCTATATGATATTGTTTTAGTTGGTGGTGTTGAGAAGATGACGGATCTACCCACCTCTGATGTAACCGACGCTTTATCGATAGCTGCTGATAATTTATTTGAGGCGAGCGTCGGCGCCACATTCCCCGGGGAGTATGCGATGATAGCTAAAGCTCACATGGACGCTTACGGCACGACTAGAGAGCAGCTTGCAGCTGTAGCTGTTAAAAACCATCATAACGGTTTTTTAAATCCGAAAGCTCATTTTCAGAAGGAGATAGACTTGAACAAAGCTTTAAGTGCCCCTATGATTGCATGGCCTTTAGGCTTATACGATTGTTCACCTATAAGCGACGGAGCAGCTGCTTTAATCCTTGCCAGAGAGGATGTTGCTAGAAAATACACTGATACGCCTGTATTCATTGTTGCTTCAGCTCAAGCTACAGATACTGTGTCATTATTTGAAAGAGAGAGTTTAACCTCTCTGAGAGCTGCTAGAATAGCTGCTAAAAAAGCTTATGAGATGGCGGGCGTAACATCTAAAGACATTGACTTAGCTGAGGTCCATGATTGTTTTACAATAGCTGAAATCGTAGCTACCGAGGATTTAGGATTCTTTCCACCAGGTGAAGGGGGGAGAGCGGTTGAGCAGGGTTTAACTCAAATCGACGGGGACATCGCTGTAAACCCGTCCGGTGGCTTAAAGGCTAAAGGCCACCCGGTAGGCTGTACTGGTGTAGCTCAAGCTGTCGAGATTTCTATTCAATTAAGAGGCGAAGCTGGGAAAAGGCAGGTTAACGGGGCTGAAGTTGGTTTAACACATAACATAGGGGGCAGCGGCGCCACAGCTATAATTCATATTTTTAGGAGGTGA